One Brassica napus cultivar Da-Ae chromosome C4, Da-Ae, whole genome shotgun sequence genomic region harbors:
- the LOC106415545 gene encoding sulfite exporter TauE/SafE family protein 4, producing the protein MGLSLKRGTGGFLLYLLVGFSVAVFSVSYVGDTNPNPHLSSSSSSPLSATEKVWPDLKFSWRLVVATLIGFLGSACGTVGGVGGGGIFVPMLTLILGFDTKSAAAISKCMIMGASASSVWYNVRVRHPTKEVPILDYDLALIFQPMLLLGITVGVSLSVVFPYWLITVLIIILFVGTSSRSFFKGIEMWKEETLLKNEIAKQHQGSTVNSRGELLIDTEYEPLYPREEKSELEIIRSNLKWKRLLLLVTVWSAFLLIQVIKNEIKVCSTIYWVLFILQFPVALGVYGFEAVRLYRENKKRLRSGNTESICEATIEWTPLSLIFCALCGLVGGVVGGLLGSGGGFVLGPLLLEIGVIPQVASATATFVMMFSSSLSVVEFYLLKRFPIPYAMYLMSVSILAGFWGQFFIRKLVAILRRASIIVFVLSGVICASALTMGVIGIENSIRMIHNHEFMGFLGFCSSQ; encoded by the exons ATGGGATTGTCGTTGAAAAGAGGCACCGGAGGCTTCCTCCTCTACCTTCTCGTGGGGTTTTCCGTCGCCGTATTCTCGGTTTCTTACGTCGGAGATACAAACCCTAATCCTCatctctcttcctcctcctcctctccgcTCTCTGCCACCGAGAAAGTCTGGCCG GATTTGAAGTTTAGCTGGAGGCTTGTGGTGGCTACTCTCATAGGGTTTCTAGGATCTGCGTGTGGGACCGTTGGTGGCGTTGGAGGCGGTGGAATATTCGTTCCTATGCTCACTCTCATTCTAGGGTTCGATACAAAATCCGCAGCTGCGATCTCTAAAT GTATGATAATGGGAGCATCAGCGTCATCGGTTTGGTACAATGTGAGAGTACGTCATCCGACAAAAGAAGTACCGATCCTGGACTATGATCTTGCTCTAATATTTCAACCGATGCTTCTTCTGGGAATCACTGTTGGTGTTTCTCTGAGTGTTGTATTCCCTTACTGGCTCATCACCGTCCTCATCATCATTCTCTTCGTTGGTACTTCTTCGAGATCTTTTTTCAAAGGGATTGAGATGTGGAAGGAGGAGACTTTGTTGAAG AATGAAATAGCCAAACAGCACCAAGGCTCCACGGTTAACTCCAGGGGAGAAC TTTTAATAGACACAGAGTATGAGCCGCTTTATCCAAGAGAAGAGAAGTCAGAACTG GAAATAATAAGGTCTAACCTCAAGTGGAAACGGCTTCTGCTTTTAGTCACTGTGTGGTCAGCTTTCTTGCTCATCCAAGTTATCAAG AATGAAATCAAGGTTTGCAGCACAATATATTGGGTGCTTTTCATCTTACAG ttcccAGTGGCTTTGGGGGTGTATGGATTTGAAGCAGTGAGATTGTATAGAGAGAACAAGAAGAGGCTAAGAAGTGGAAACACTGAATCAATCTGTGAGGCTACAATAGAGTGGACTCCTTTGAGTCTTATCTTCTGTGCTCTCTGTGGACTCGTTGGAGGCGTTGTAGGTGGTCTTCTTGGATCAGGTGGTGGATTTGTTCTCGGTCCGTTGCTTCTTGAGATTGGAGTCATCCCACAG GTTGCTAGCGCGACAGCTACATTTGTGATGATGTTTTCGTCGTCCTTATCCGTAGTTGAGTTCTATCTCCTCAAGAGATTCCCAATCCCATACG CAATGTACTTGATGTCGGTATCGATCCTTGCCGGTTTCTGGGGACAGTTCTTTATAAGAAAGCTTGTAGCCATCCTCAGAAGAGCTTCCATCATCGTCTTTGTCCTCTCAGGAGTCATATGTGCCAGTGCTCTCACAATGGGAGTGATTGGGATAGAGAATAGCATTAGGATGATACATAACCATGAGTTCATGGGATTCTTAGGATTCTGCAGCAGTCAGTGA
- the LOC106411823 gene encoding 60S ribosomal protein L24-1, with translation MVLKTELCRFSGHKIYPGRGIRFIRSDSQVFLFINSKCKHYFHNKLKPSKLAWTTMYRKQHKKDAAQEAVKKRRRATKKPYSRSIVGATLEVIQKKRAEKPEVRDAAREAALRDIKERIKKTKDEKKAKKAEFASKQQKIKGNIPKTAAPKAAKLGGGGGRR, from the exons ATGGTTCTCAA GACTGAGCTTTGCCGATTCAGTGGCCACAAGATTTACCCAGGCAGGGGTATCAGATTTATCAGATCTGACTCTCag GTGTTTTTGTTCATTAACTCGAAATGTAAGCATTATTTTCACAATAAGTTGAAGCCTTCCAAGCTTGCATGGACCACTATGTACCGTAAACAGCACAAGAAG GATGCTGCTCAAGAGGCCGTGAAGAAGAGGAGACGTGCAACCAAGAAGCCTTACTCAAGGTCCATCGTTGGTGCTACTTTGGAGGTCATTCAGAAGAAGCGTGCAGAGAAGCCTGAAGTTCGTGATGCAGCCAGAGAAGCCGCCCTTCG TGACATTAAGgagagaatcaagaagaccaaGGACGAGAAGAAGGCAAAGAAGGCCGAGTTTGCTTCCAAGCAACAAAAAATCAAGGGCAATATCCCCAAGACTGCCGCACCCAAGGCTGCTAAGttgggtggtggtggtggcagACGTTGA
- the LOC106412940 gene encoding homeobox-leucine zipper protein ATHB-22 yields the protein MEEDNMECWSSPFINDQSSSNFIYPFHSFNNVSGTRVVTQGGPLHEHYYAPPAMVESSFGEASNTNNGYETKKKKMTNEQLKLLEISFQEEMKLDPERKMKLSKELGLQPRQIAVWFQNRKARWKNKQLEHLYESLRQEFDIICQEKKLLQEELIQLKAMIRENGASNNKQQTWENACSEAMQAQFQLN from the exons atggaAGAAGACAATATGGAATGCTGGAGCAGCCCCTTCATCAATGACCAATCTTCTTCCAACTTCATCTATCCTTTCCATAGCTTTAACAATGTTTCAG gTACAAGGGTGGTGACACAAGGAGGTCCGCTTCATGAACATTATTACGCCCCTCCAGCAATGGTGGAGAGCAGTTTTGGAGAAGCAAGCAACACCAACAATGGATatgaaacgaagaagaagaagatgactaACGAGCAGCTGAAGTTACTAGAGATAAGTTTCCAAGAGGAGATGAAGCTGGACCCGGAGAGGAAGATGAAGCTGTCCAAAGAACTCGGGCTGCAACCTAGACAGATTGCGGTTTGGTTCCAGAACAGGAAAGCCAGGTGGAAGAACAAACAACTCGAGCATCTCTATGAATCATTAAGGCAAGAGTTTGatattatctgtcaagaaaaGAAGTTGCTACAAGAAGAG CTTATACAACTGAAGGCGATGATAAGAGAGAATGGTGCAAGCAACAACAAGCAGCAAACGTGGGAAAATGCTTGCAGCGAGGCAATGCAAGCTCAGTTCCAACTCAACTAG